A window of Drosophila subobscura isolate 14011-0131.10 chromosome E, UCBerk_Dsub_1.0, whole genome shotgun sequence contains these coding sequences:
- the LOC117890204 gene encoding transient receptor potential cation channel trpm isoform X12: MLKQKRLAKQKPKAKPIPWGLKKICWGLINITVPRHQPRSWIETNFQKRECIKFIPCPKDDTKCCCGQAQVTHQTIQGIESGSPGDLWLPTKHTRPQPTDAYGTIEFQGGAHPTKAQYVRLSFDTRPELLVQLFTKEWNLELPKLLITVQGGKANFDLQAKLKKEIRKGLLKAAKTTGAWIFTGGTNTGVTKQVGDALLLEGQQRTGRVVSIGIAPWGIVERNHELLGHNREVPCHSISSPRSKLAVLNNRHAYFLLVDNGTQAKYGAELILRRKLEKFISNLKLHPFTHSSTPVVCLVIEGGTNTIRAVLEYVTDSPPVPVVVCDGSGRAADLLAFVHKYASDGEEQPVLESMRDYLIGTIQKTFEVGLDQAEKLYQELLQCTRNKNLITVFRIQEKPEGEAQELDQTILTALFKSQHLSPPEQLSLALTWNRVDIARSEIFVYGQEWPHGALDEAMMQALEHDRIDFVKLLLENGVSMKKFLTIPRLEELYNTKHGPANTLGYILRDVRPHIPKGYIYTLHDIGLVINKLMGGAYRSYYTRRKFRPIYAKVMNSYANACRKSSTYQYQRYAGANSLSLVTGLLPFTSEMALFEFPFNELLIWAVLTKRQQMALLMWTHGEEALAKSLVSCKLYKAMAHEAAEDDLDTEIYEELRSYAKEFESKGNKLLDFSYRQDAEKAQRLLTCELHSWSNQSCLSLAVAANHRALLAHPCSQVILADLWMGGLRTRKNTNFKVILGLVMPLYIRQLDFKSKEELQQMPQTEEEHLENQNLDNDDSDRSQPDAECKLIPVETSSPSYKSASNSTDALLADTYSVRDTKVHENGKVSLTDSDPAQFREFFNLSEYNEIKQHQPLRLKKKFHEFYTAPITKFWADSIAYMFFLIMFSFTVLVKMGPEPRWQEWYSIAYITTLGFEKVREIISSEPVAITHKFSVWAWNMWNPCDGAAIILFLIGLAFRFRPNTMDIGRVIYCVDSIYWYLRILNILGVNKYLGPLVTMMGKMVKNMIYFVVLLAVVLMSFGVSRQAILYPNSEPTWRLIREVTYQPYFMLYGEVFADDIDPPCGEDPRQPACVTGHWVTPITMSMYLLIANILLINLLIAVFNNIFNEVNSVSHQVWMFQRFTVVMEYQQKPVLPPPFIAFCHFYSLLKYCVRKAKGLEVQRDNGLKLFLEKDDLERLYDFEEECVEGFFHEQEIILNQSTDERVKNTTDRVETMSQKIEDINQKENIQTATVQNIEFRLRKMEESSEQILSHLAVIHRFMSTHTVGTDDMRGSAINIPGEVHRIRTISITDTDGGGGSSGNGGGGGGGVGGSGAVGGAAAVPLALGAGLNVNSLQVTNRRRFNRSLTEVRPDAYILDEGTHFEVVPLPEEPDEVVKSREALNEQVVRKASMQSEADSDIYLPLSQRPSTCETVKRTPYVTVRQDTGASTESKDTLTPLGTNDDDQTLVGGDNSDDAAPDINFEAARHRALRQRTVSLCRRNSETYSLAGADINRSHISLNQLTMLSRRQMSLTQSEPDSDKEVPAAGGSAYPGKSVLHAKPSRNILLKLHSEYTSITDELESVCHMIASPTVSLQSNKASLDRPKTEMSRAEAAALQEKKHLKECEENDYRILEGLFEARGSIDVSAEAFESVISVDYSQRYPLRRETAVELSPSKPSAEIDLMGGGGGGGDSSDTSGAGSCSAMGAVASGFQLKDERPWQRNSSMEQQTYPSPLVPTRATSDFLNPPFESSGRLFKKSSESLQKNSSTETDYSAHPYRFIKQSSNETNTSLTGSYNVDTPSLTAEPSLDACDSHSATGISMSVGAAGGNTAARYQSIRTTSIGAADGKQLRDGSSSSRQSPELGAQGSAPVTMQAPPAVPTRPMLLKKQFSLDKGKPVQALTAAAEAVATPESGLDAASAAQARAKLISTLKPQSHTSKLGMNVLKESSSSTEGSRDGEGLSTASSAKNSNPAISIPQISTHLVQDEIAKLSSNIKSSTESEKDPPYNETMC, from the exons ATGTTGAAACAGAAACGTTTGGCCAAACAGAAGCCCAAAGCGAAACCG ATACCATGGGGACTGAAAAAAATCTGTTGGGGCCTGATAAATATAACTGTGCCCAGG CATCAGCCCCGCAGTTGGATTGAGACAAATTTTCAGAAGCGCGAGTGCATCAAGTTTATACCATGCCCAAAGGACGATACAAA gtgctgctgtggccagGCCCAAGTCACGCATCAGACCATACAGGGCATCGAGAGCGGCTCGCCGGGGGACCTCTGGCTCCCAACGAAACACACCCGACCGCAACCCACAGACGCCTATGGCACCATTGAGTTCCAAGGTGGTGCCCATCCCACGAAGGCTCAG TACGTTCGTTTGTCCTTCGACACGCGTCCAGAGCTCCTGGTGCAGCTATTCACAAAGGAATGGAACCTGGAACTGCCGAAACTTCTGATCACCGTTCAGGGCGGCAAGGCCAACTTTGATTTGCAGGCGAAGCTAAAAAAG GAGATACGCAAAGGACTACTGAAAGCGGCCAAGACCACAGGAGCGTGGATATTCACCGGCGGCACCAACACAG GGGTCACCAAGCAAGTGGGCGACGCACTGCTCCTGGAGGGTCAACAGCGGACAGGTCGTGTGGTCAGCATCGGCATTGCCCCTTGGGGGATAGTCGAGCGCAATCATGAGCTGCTGGGACACAACCGGGAGGTACCTTGCCATAGCATAAGTTCGCCCAG ATCTAAATTGGCCGTGCTAAACAATCGGCACGCCTACTTCCTGCTAGTCGACAATGGAACCCAGGCGAAATACGGGGCTGAATTGATTTTGCGGCGGAAGCTGGAGAAGTTCATATCGAACCTAAAGCTGCATCCAT TCACACATTCCAGTACGCCCGTCGTCTGTCTGGTGATCGAAGGCGGCACCAACACTATACGTGCGGTGCTCGAGTACGTGACGGACTCGCCGCCGGTGCCCGTGGTGGTGTGCGATGGTTCCGGGCGTGCCGCCGACTTGCTCGCCTTCGTCCACAA atACGCCTCGGATGGAGAGGAGCAGCCTGTGCTGGAGTCTATGAGGGACTATCTTATTGGAACAATACAGAAAACTTTCGAAGTGGGCCTGGACCAGGCCGAGAAACTCTACCAGGAACTGCTGCAGTGCACCCGCAATAAGAATCTG ATTACCGTCTTTCGCATACAGGAAAAGCCCGAGGGCGAGGCACAGGAGCTGGATCAGACCATTCTAACGGCCTTGTTCAAGTCGCAGCATCTCAGTCCTCCAGAGCAATTGAGTTTGGCACTGACATGGAACCGGGTGGACATAGCACGCAGCGAGATATTTGTCTACGGCCAGGAATGGCCCCACG GCGCTCTGGATGAAGCCATGATGCAGGCCCTGGAACACGACAGAATCGATTTTGTCAAATTACTTTTGGAGAACGGCGtttcaatgaagaaatttttAACAATACCGCGCCTCGAGGAGCTCTACAACACAAAGCACGGGCCTGCCAACACGCTGGG TTACATTCTGCGCGATGTGCGACCGCATATACCCAAGGGCTACATATACACGCTCCACGACATTGGCCTGGTGATCAATAAACTAATGGGCGGCGCCTATCG ATCCTACTACACACGCCGCAAGTTCCGTCCCATCTACGCCAAGGTCATGAACAGCTATGCCAACGCCTGCCGGAAGTCCTCGACATATCAATACCAACGATATGCGGGAGCCAACTCGCTGAGTCTCGTGACGGGCCTGCTGCCGTTTACCTCGGAGATGGCGCTGTTCGAGTTCCCGTTCAACGAGCTGCTG ATATGGGCCGTTCTGACCAAGCGACAGCAAATGGCTCTGCTCATGTGGACGCATGGCGAGGAGGCGCTGGCCAAGTCCTTGGTTTCCTGCAAGCTTTACAAGGCCATGGCGCACGAGGCGGCTGAGGACGACTTGGACACGGAAATCTACGAGGAGCTCCGCTCCTATGCCAAGGAGTTCGAAAGCAAAG GCAACAAACTACTGGACTTCAGCTACCGCCAGGACGCGGAGAAAGCGCAACGTTTGCTAACCTGTGAGCTACATTCGTGGTCTAATCAGAGCTGCCTGTCACTGGCAGTGGCGGCTAATCACCGGGCTCTGCTCGCCCATCCCTGTAGTCAGGTCATCCTGGCCGATCTCTGGATGGGAGGCCTGCGCACCCGCAAGAATACCAACTTCAAG GTTATCTTGGGCTTGGTCATGCCATTGTACATCAGGCAGCTGGATTTCAAGTCAAAGGAGGAGCTTCAGCAAATGCCGCAGACAGAGGAGGAGCACTTGGAAAACCAAAACCTGGACAATGATGATTCGGATCGCTCGCAGCCCGACGCCGAG TGCAAGCTGATACCAGTTGAAACTAGCTCGCCCTCCTATAAAAGCGCCTCTAATTCAACAGAT GCTCTATTGGCGGATACTTATTCAGTGCGCGATACAAAAGTACACGAAAATGGCAAA GTCTCGCTCACTGACTCGGATCCCGCGCAGTTCCGGGAGTTCTTCAACTTGTCGGAGTACAACGAAATCAAGCAGCATCAGCCCCTGCGCCTGAAGAAAAAGTTCCACGAGTTTTACACAGCCCCCATTACTAAATTCTGGGCTGATTCG ATTGCCTACATGTTCTTTCTGATAATGTTCTCATTCACGGTTCTGGTCAAGATGGGGCCGGAGCCGCGGTGGCAGGAGTGGTATTCGATAGCGTACATCACCACGCTGGGATTCGAGAAGGTTCGCGAAATTATATCCTCGGAGCCAGTGGCCATAAC GCATAAATTTTCGGTGTGGGCGTGGAACATGTGGAACCCGTGCGACGGAGCTGCCATTATACTCTTTCTCATTGGCCTGGCATTCCGGTTCCGGCCCAACACAATGGACATCGGGCGTGTCATCTACTGTGTGGACAGCATCTACTGGTATCTGCGCATACTGAACATCCTGGGCGTTAATAAATATCTGG GTCCCCTGGTTACCATGATGGGTAAAATGGTGAAGAACATGATATACTTCGTCGTTCTTCTGGCTGTCGTCCTGATGAGCTTCGGCGTCAGTCGTCAGGCCATACTCTATCCCAACAGCGAGCCAACGTGGCGGCTGATCAGAGAG GTCACCTACCAACCCTACTTCATGCTGTACGGCGAGGTGTTTGCCGACGACATTGACCCTCCCTGCGGCGAGGATCCGCGACAGCCGGCCTGCGTGACGG GCCATTGGGTTACACCGATAACGATGTCCATGTATCTGTTGATTGccaatattttgttgataaATCTGCTCATCGCCGTGTTCAACAACATCTTCAACGAGGTCAACTCTGTGTCACACCAG GTCTGGATGTTCCAGCGCTTCACAGTGGTGATGGAGTACCAGCAAAAGCCCGTCCTGCCGCCGCCTTTcattgccttttgccatttctatTCCCTGCTAAAGTACTGCGTGCGCAAAGCGAAAG GATTGGAGGTGCAGCGGGACAATGGTCTCAAGCTGTTTCTGGAGAAGGATGACTTGGAGCGACTGTACGACTTTGAAGAGGAGTGCGTGGAGGGGTTCTTCCATGAACAGGAAATAATATTGAATCAGTCCACCGATGAGCGGGTGAAAAACACAACGGACCGAGTCGAGACCATGTCCCAGAAAATCGAGGACATCAATCAAAAAGAGAACATCCAAACAGCTACCGTGCAG AACATTGAATTTCGTTTGCGGAAAATGGAGGAGTCGTCCGAGCAGATACTGTCGCACCTGGCGGTCATACATCGCTTCATGTCTACACACACGGTAGGTACGGATGACATGCGCGGCTCAGCGATAAACATTCCAGGAGAAGTCCACCGCATTCGGACCATTTCAATTACGGATACCGATGGAGGCGGTGGAAGCTCAGGAaacggaggcggtggcggtggcggtgttgGTGGAAGTGGTGCTGTTGGGGGAGCCGCTGCTGTACCACTTGCGCTAGGCGCTGGCCTGAATGTAAATTCCCTGCAG GTGACGAATCGACGGCGCTTTAATCGCTCGCTAACGGAGGTGCGTCCGGACGCCTACATTCTCGACGAAGGCACACACTTTGAGGTGGTGCCCCTGCCGGAGGAGCCGGATGAAGTGGTTAAGTCTCGCGAAGCCCTCAACGAGCAGGTCGTGCGGAAGGCATCGATGCAGTCGGAGGCCGACTCCGATATCTACTTGCCGTTGTCGCAGCGTCCCTCCACCTGTGAGACGGTGAAGCGCACTCCCTACGTCACTGTGCGCCAGGACACGGGAGCCAGCACGGAGAGTAAGGACACCTTGACACCGCTAGGCACCAACGATGACGACCAGACGCTGGTCGGGGGCGATAACTCCGATGATGCGGCGCCGGACATCAACTTTGAGG CTGCCAGGCATCGAGCGCTCCGCCAGCGCACAGTCTCGCTCTGCCGCCGGAACTCGGAGACGTATTCGCTGGCCGGCGCGGACATAAACCGGTCGCACATCAGCCTCAACCAGCTGACAATGCTGTCGCGTCGCCAGATGAGCCTGACTCAGTCCGAGCCGGACAGTGACAAGGAGGTGCCAGCGGCTGGAGGCAGCGCATATCCGG GTAAATCAGTATTGCATGCGAAACCCTCACGAAATATATTGCTGAAACTGCACAGCGAGTACACGTCGATCACTGATGAGCTGGAGAGCGTCTGCCACATGATTGCCTCGCCAACGGTCTCCCTGCAGAGTAACAAAG CTTCATTGGACCGTCCCAAGACGGAAATGTCGCGCGCAGAAGCCGCGGCTTTACAAGAGAAGAAACATTTGAAGGAGTGCGAGGAGAACGATTACAGAATACTAGAGGGACTCTTCGAGGCCCGTGGCTCGATCGATGTCAGCGCCGAGGCCTTTGAG AGCGTCATATCCGTGGACTACAGCCAACGCTATCCGCTGCGGCGCGAGACTGCCGTTGAGCTGTCGCCTTCGAAGCCTTCAGCTGAGATTGATCTCATGGGGggcggcggaggtggcggAGACAGCAGTGATACAAGTGGAGCAGGTAGCTGCAGCGCCATGGGGGCAGTCGCAAGTGGGTTTCAGCTCAAAGACGAGCGCCCCTGGCAGCGCAACTCCTcaatggagcagcagacaTATCCGTCGCCTCTGGTTCCCACGAGAGCCACAAGCGACTTCCTCAATCCACCCTtcgaaagcagcggacgccTGTTCAAGAAATCCAGCGAAAGTCTGCAGAAGAACTCGAGTACCGAAACAGACTATTCTGCCCATCCGTATCGCTTTATCAAGCAGAGTTCTAACGAGACGAACACCTCGCTTACCGGCTCTTACAACGTGGACACGCCCTCACTCACCGCGGAGCCCTCTTTGGATGCCTGCGACTCGCATTCAGCGACGGGAATTTCCATGAgcgttggtgctgctggcggAAATACCGCGGCGCGTTACCAGTCCATTCGCACGACTTCCATTGGCGCGGCCGATGGAAAACAGCTGCGCGACGGGAGCTCCAGTTCGCGACAGAGTCCAGAGCTCGGAGCCCAAGGCTCGGCTCCAGTGACGATGCAGGCACCGCCAGCTGTACCAACTCGCCCGATGTTGCTGAAGAAACAGTTTAGCCTCGACAAGGGCAAGCCAGTTCAAGCTCTAACCGctgcggctgaggctgtggccaCACCAGAATCTGGCTTAGATGCAGCATCTGCTGCCCAGGCCAGGGCCAAACTGATTTCCACGCTGAAACCACAGTCTCACACGAGCAAGCTGGGAATGAACGTCCTCAAGGAAAGCAGCTCCAGCACAGAGGGGTCCCGCGATGGCGAAGGCCTGTCCACTGCGTCCTctgccaaaaacagcaaccCGGCAATCTCCATACCTCAGATTAGCACGCATCTTGTGCAAGATGAAATCGCAAAGCTGTCATCTAACATTAAAAGCAGCACTGAATCTGAAAAGGACCCGCCGTATAACGAGACAATGTGCTAG